One stretch of Prunus persica cultivar Lovell chromosome G1, Prunus_persica_NCBIv2, whole genome shotgun sequence DNA includes these proteins:
- the LOC18788590 gene encoding ammonium transporter 1 member 4, whose translation MAAISCSASDLQPLLGAAANATAAAQYICGRFDAVSNKFVDTAYAVDNTYLLFSAYLVFAMQLGFAMLCAGSVRAKNTMNIMLTNVLDAATGGLFYYLFGFALAFGTPSNGFIGQHFFGLNKFPSQSFDYGYFLYQWAFAIAAAGITSGSIAERTQFVAYLIYSSFLTGFVYPIVSHWFWSADGWASPARADNLLFGSGVIDFAGSGVVHLVGGIAGLWGALIEGPRIGRFDHEGRSVSLRGHSGTLVVLGTFLLWFGWYGFNAGSFLNILKAYGESGSYYGQWSAIGRTAVTTTMAGCSAALTTLFGKRLLSGHWNLTDVCNGLLGGFAAITSGCSVVDPWAAIICGFVAAWVLMGCNKLAEKLKYDDPLEAAQLHGGCGSWGIIFTALFAKKAYVDEVYSGQPNRPYGLLMGGGGKLLAAHLVQIVVIVGFVSLTMGTLFFLLHKLKLLRISSEEEMAGMDVTSHGGLAYVYNEECNDPAMLKPGFVVSRTAPPSSAV comes from the coding sequence ATGGCTGCTATCTCTTGCTCAGCCTCTGACCTCCAACCCCTTTTGGGTGCAGCTGCCAATGCCACCGCAGCCGCCCAATACATCTGCGGCCGCTTTGATGCCGTGTCGAACAAGTTTGTTGACACAGCTTATGCTGTTGACAACACCTACCTTCTCTTCTCTGCCTACCTTGTTTTCGCGATGCAGCTCGGCTTTGCCATGCTCTGTGCCGGCTCTGTTCGTGCCAAGAACACCATGAACATAATGCTCACCAATGTCCTTGACGCTGCCACAGGCGGCCTCTTCTACTACCTTTTTGGTTTTGCCTTGGCCTTTGGCACCCCCTCCAATGGCTTCATAGGCCAACACTTCTTTGGCCTTAACAAGTTTCCTTCTCAGTCTTTCGATTACGGTTACTTTCTTTATCAATGGGCTTTTGCCATTGCAGCTGCTGGAATCACAAGTGGTTCCATTGCTGAACGAACCCAATTCGTTGCATACTTGATCTATTCATCTTTCTTGACTGGCTTCGTCTACCCCATTGTTTCTCATTGGTTTTGGTCTGCTGATGGATGGGCAAGCCCTGCTCGTGCTGACAATCTTTTATTTGGTTCTGGGGTCATTGATTTTGCAGGCTCTGGTGTTGTTCACCTGGTTGGAGGCATAGCAGGCTTGTGGGGTGCTCTTATCGAAGGCCCCCGCATAGGCCGGTTCGATCATGAAGGTAGGTCTGTGAGTCTGCGTGGACATAGCGGCACATTGGTTGTTTTGGGCACATTTCTGCTTTGGTTTGGTTGGTATGGCTTCAATGCAGGCTCATTCCTCAACATTCTCAAGGCCTATGGAGAGAGTGGATCCTATTATGGACAATGGAGTGCAATAGGAAGAACTGCAGTGACAACCACAATGGCTGGATGCTCAGCAGCACTGACTACTCTCTTTGGGAAGCGCTTGCTCTCCGGTCATTGGAACCTCACCGACGTTTGCAATGGCCTGCTTGGCGGGTTTGCAGCAATCACGTCTGGTTGCTCAGTTGTTGATCCTTGGGCTGCAATCATTTGTGGGTTTGTGGCAGCTTGGGTTTTGATGGGATGCAACAAGCTTGCTGAGAAGTTGAAGTATGATGATCCATTAGAAGCAGCACAGCTTCATGGAGGGTGTGGCTCATGGGGAATTATATTCACTGCATTGTTCGCCAAAAAGGCTTATGTGGATGAAGTCTATTCAGGGCAACCAAACAGGCCATATGGGCTTTTGATGGGAGGAGGTGGAAAGCTCTTGGCTGCACATTTGGTTCAGATTGTGGTGATTGTAGGGTTTGTGAGCTTGACAATGGGAACATTGTTTTTCTTGCTGCACAAGTTGAAGCTCTTGAGGATTTCATCAGAGGAGGAGATGGCAGGAATGGATGTGACCAGTCATGGTGGATTGGCTTATGTATATAACGAAGAATGCAACGATCCGGCAATGCTCAAACCTGGATTTGTGGTCTCAAGGACAGCTCCTCCATCATCAGCTGTTTGA
- the LOC18789374 gene encoding tetratricopeptide repeat protein 4 homolog, producing MALLMEKGSEPQTESERADLDAIAALKENTAIELKDKGNEYVKMGKKHFADAIDCYTRAINQQALSDSDTSVLFSNRAHVNLLLGNYRRALTDAEDAIKLCSTNVKALYRAAKASFALNLLPESTLHCQNGIKHDPSNEQLKKLLRQIESKKMEHQQREAQVSKAISEAKDLVSAIKSRGLKIGKAMYQELTGLRKPVLDKNNILHWPVLLLYAEVMSSDFIEDFCETEMLSAHLDMMFSESCKPLSWDQEHNYTREAVELYYEAGSGVSLSTTKILRCLLEGTAASHVENIGDEENDANDNSNDGSSAGKGSSKWVKVNEKRTLHDVLKEPNFVIPGIPVFFVVSKRSSFYKEFKAGKWAPPP from the exons ATGGCACTATTGATGGAAAAGGGGTCTGAACCCCAAACCGAAAGCGAAAGAGCTGACCTTGATGCCATAGCCGCTCTCAAAGAAAATACTGCTATTGAACTCaag GACAAGGGTAACGAGTATGTGAAGATGGGCAAAAAGCACTTCGCTGATGCCATAGATTGCTACACGAGAGCAATAAATCAGCAAGCTTTGAGTGACTCTGACACCTCTGTTCTCTTTTCAAATAGGGCCCATGTCAATCTTTTACTTGGTAACTACAGACGTGCTCTTACTGATGCTGAGGACGCAATTAAGCTCTGTTCCACTAATGTCAAG GCTTTGTACCGAGCTGCCAAAGCGTCTTTTGCATTGAACTTGTTGCCTGAATCAACTTTGCATTGCCAAAATGGGATTAAGCATGACCCAAGTAACGAACAGCTAAAGAAGCTGTTAAGGCAGATTGAGTCAAAGAAGATGGAACACCAACAGCGTGAGGCTCAAGTTTCCAAGGCTATATCAGAGGCTAAG GACCTTGTTTCCGCGATCAAAAGTAGAGGACTGAAAATTGGGAAGGCAATGTATCAAGAACTTACAGGATTAAGAAAACCTGTATTAGATAAGAATAATATTCTACATTGGCCAGTTCTGCTGCTGTATGCAGAGGTTATGTCCAGTGACTTCATTGAGGATTTCTGTGAGACTGAAATGTTGTCAGCTCATCTGGACATG ATGTTTTCAGAAAGCTGCAAGCCTTTGTCATGGGATCAGGAACACAATTACACTCGTGAAGCTGTTGAATTATACTATGAA GCAGGTTCAGGAGTTTCTCTGTCAACAACAAAGATTCTTCGTTGTCTCTTAGAGGGCACTGCAGCTTCTCATGTGGAAAACATCGGTGATGAGGAAAATGATGCAAATGATAATTCTAATGATGGCAGCTCAGCAG GCAAAGGTTCCTCTAAATGGGTGAAAGTAAATGAGAAAAGAACACTTCATGATGTTCTGAAAGAACCTAACTTTGTTATTCCAGGGATCCCAG tgttttttgttgtttctaaACGTTCCAGCTTCTATAAAGAGTTCAAAGCTGGGAAATGGGCTCCTCCACCTTGA